Proteins encoded together in one Streptomyces sp. NA04227 window:
- a CDS encoding FHA domain-containing protein yields the protein MAKRPEIPAPELLVEADDGSRVLSPSRVYHVGRDPDSDLVLEDSRVSWHHALLRSASGGWLIEDEHSTNGTYADGQRVSRSRVGPGTVVRFGNPADGPRAVLTPTPPPAPRPSAHAPERPSAVAHPAATHTFRQPSSVRPLPTARTTRIGRAPENDLVVEDLAVSRRHAELRAGPQGYEIVDLGSQNGTYLNGQPVTRSPVVPGDIVGVGHSAFALVGEELQEYIDTGEVSLDVQDLAVHVDKGRRTLLGGMSFPVGERSLLAVVGPSGAGKSTLLNALTGLRPADEGTVLYDGRDLYRDYAELRQRIGLVPQDDILHAQLTVRHALGYAARLRFPEDTAKSERQARVDEVMAELGLTERADQHIHSLSGGQRKRVSVALELLTKPSLLFLDEPTSGLDPGMDRSVMHMLRALADDGRTVIVVTHSVLSLDVCDRLLVLAPGGRTAYYGPPGQALAYFGYTEWPEAFEAFENDTGRDWAAEFRASPLHRRYVSGESLQPRSEPRARDTSVAPPRGQRWGAQLRTLVRRYAAALMSDRTFLVIMVALPFVMGAMAHALAGSALTRDSALNALLILCVGAVLTGAANAVRELVKERTIYQRERAVGLSRSAYLMSKVLVLGAITVVQAVVLTMVALFGVDLNAPRGKGVLLPPLLEITLAVALLAFTAMMLGLFVSSLVRKEEVTMPLLVLVAIVQVVFCGALLKLDGVPGLEQLAWLVPSRWALGAMAGTIDLNRIVKQDITDDPLLQHSAEIWLLDMGMLVALSLVLGFLVTKLLKRREPEIMRK from the coding sequence ATGGCCAAAAGGCCGGAAATCCCCGCGCCGGAGCTGCTCGTCGAGGCCGACGACGGCTCCCGGGTCCTCAGTCCGTCCCGCGTCTACCACGTGGGGCGCGACCCGGACAGTGATCTGGTCCTGGAGGACTCCCGCGTCTCCTGGCACCACGCCCTGCTGCGCTCCGCCTCCGGCGGCTGGCTGATCGAGGACGAGCACAGCACCAACGGGACGTACGCCGACGGGCAGCGGGTCTCGCGCTCCCGGGTCGGCCCGGGCACCGTCGTGCGCTTCGGCAACCCCGCCGACGGGCCGCGCGCGGTGCTGACCCCGACCCCGCCGCCCGCCCCGCGACCATCCGCCCACGCGCCCGAGCGGCCCTCCGCGGTGGCCCACCCGGCCGCCACCCACACCTTCCGGCAGCCCAGTTCGGTACGCCCGCTGCCCACCGCGCGGACCACCCGGATCGGCAGGGCGCCCGAGAACGACCTGGTGGTGGAGGACCTCGCGGTCTCGCGCCGGCACGCCGAACTGCGGGCCGGGCCGCAGGGCTACGAGATCGTCGACCTCGGCAGCCAGAACGGTACGTACCTCAACGGCCAGCCGGTGACCCGTTCGCCGGTGGTGCCCGGCGACATCGTCGGTGTGGGGCACTCGGCGTTCGCCCTGGTGGGCGAGGAACTCCAGGAGTACATCGACACCGGCGAGGTCTCGCTGGACGTACAGGACCTCGCGGTGCACGTGGACAAGGGGCGCAGGACGCTGCTCGGCGGGATGTCCTTCCCGGTCGGCGAGCGTTCGCTGCTCGCGGTGGTCGGGCCGAGCGGCGCGGGCAAGTCCACGCTCCTGAACGCGCTGACCGGGCTGCGGCCCGCCGACGAGGGCACCGTCCTGTACGACGGCCGCGACCTCTACCGCGACTACGCGGAGCTGCGCCAGCGCATCGGGCTCGTTCCGCAGGACGACATCCTGCACGCACAGCTCACCGTGCGCCACGCCCTCGGCTACGCGGCCCGGCTGCGTTTCCCCGAGGACACCGCGAAGTCCGAACGGCAGGCCAGGGTCGACGAGGTGATGGCCGAACTCGGCCTGACGGAGCGGGCCGACCAGCACATCCACTCCCTCTCCGGCGGCCAGCGCAAACGCGTCAGCGTCGCCCTGGAACTGCTCACCAAGCCGTCCCTGCTCTTCCTCGACGAGCCGACCTCCGGCCTCGACCCGGGCATGGACCGCTCCGTGATGCACATGCTGCGCGCGCTCGCCGACGACGGACGCACGGTCATCGTCGTCACCCACAGCGTGCTCAGCCTCGACGTCTGCGACCGGCTCCTGGTGCTCGCCCCGGGCGGGCGCACCGCCTACTACGGGCCGCCCGGCCAGGCGCTCGCGTACTTCGGCTACACCGAGTGGCCCGAGGCCTTCGAGGCGTTCGAGAACGACACCGGCCGCGACTGGGCCGCCGAGTTCCGCGCCTCGCCGCTGCACCGCCGCTATGTGAGCGGCGAATCGCTCCAGCCCAGAAGCGAGCCGCGAGCCCGGGACACCTCGGTGGCCCCGCCGCGCGGCCAGCGCTGGGGCGCCCAGCTCCGTACGCTCGTACGCCGGTACGCGGCGGCGCTGATGTCGGACCGCACCTTCCTGGTGATCATGGTCGCCCTGCCGTTCGTCATGGGCGCCATGGCGCACGCGCTCGCGGGCAGCGCTCTGACCCGGGACTCCGCGCTGAACGCCCTGCTCATCCTGTGCGTCGGCGCGGTGCTCACCGGTGCCGCGAACGCGGTGCGCGAACTGGTCAAGGAACGCACGATCTACCAGCGCGAGAGAGCCGTCGGCCTGTCCAGATCGGCGTATCTGATGTCCAAGGTGCTCGTGCTCGGCGCGATCACGGTGGTGCAGGCGGTGGTCCTGACCATGGTGGCGCTGTTCGGCGTGGACCTGAACGCCCCGCGCGGCAAGGGGGTTTTGTTGCCGCCGCTGCTCGAAATCACGCTGGCGGTGGCCCTGTTGGCGTTCACCGCGATGATGCTCGGCCTGTTCGTCTCCTCCCTGGTGCGCAAGGAGGAGGTGACCATGCCGCTGCTGGTCCTGGTCGCGATCGTGCAGGTCGTCTTCTGTGGTGCGCTGCTGAAACTGGACGGGGTGCCGGGCCTGGAACAGCTCGCCTGGCTGGTGCCCTCCCGCTGGGCGCTCGGGGCCATGGCGGGCACCATCGACCTCAACCGGATCGTCAAGCAGGACATCACCGACGACCCGCTCCTCCAGCACTCGGCGGAGATCTGGCTCCTCGACATGGGCATGCTCGTCGCACTGAGCCTCGTCCTCGGCTTCCTGGTCACCAAGCTGCTGAAACGGCGCGAACCGGAGATCATGCGTAAGTAG
- a CDS encoding WD40 repeat domain-containing protein yields the protein MRARSLPSAAGAFVALASVLVPGLVLTSSPAHAAPAASARATPVAATRAAPPAATAARPQAPGDGEAAGDGEGKAVGDGEGKAAAGKDADEAKSFTLADSRITESSGLAASRAHPGVYWTHNDSDDGPYLYAVDSRTGKTVATVTMKGVGSPRDVEAISTGPDGSLYVGDIGDNLDGGWSYVWIYKLPEPKQLRDQTVRATQYVVKYSDGARDAEALMVHPKTGRVYIADKKEAGGSLYEGPAKLSATGTNVFKPIATTDLWATDGAFSPDGKWLALRGYFGGRSYAWNDGHPRSKGRLDVPMQGQGESVTYTADGSALMYGSEGTHSSVVAQQLGGRGGGKNGAPSQDGSTAAGPDSGDTPGFEGDYKMGLGALVASLLLLFGLKRIFVRRKD from the coding sequence ATGCGTGCGCGTTCGCTGCCGTCGGCAGCCGGTGCCTTTGTGGCCCTCGCCTCGGTCCTCGTCCCGGGCCTTGTCCTGACCTCGTCCCCGGCTCATGCCGCTCCCGCGGCGTCGGCCCGAGCCACCCCGGTCGCGGCGACCCGTGCCGCGCCACCCGCTGCCACGGCGGCCCGGCCGCAGGCGCCCGGCGACGGCGAGGCGGCCGGTGACGGCGAAGGCAAGGCGGTCGGTGACGGCGAAGGCAAGGCAGCAGCTGGCAAGGACGCCGACGAAGCCAAGAGCTTCACCCTCGCCGACAGCCGGATCACCGAGTCCAGCGGGCTGGCCGCCAGCCGGGCCCACCCGGGCGTCTACTGGACGCACAACGACAGCGACGACGGGCCGTACCTGTACGCCGTCGACTCCCGTACCGGCAAGACCGTCGCCACCGTCACCATGAAGGGCGTCGGCAGCCCCCGTGACGTCGAGGCGATCTCGACGGGGCCGGACGGCAGCCTCTACGTCGGCGACATCGGGGACAACCTCGACGGCGGCTGGTCGTACGTGTGGATCTACAAGCTGCCCGAGCCGAAGCAGTTGCGGGACCAGACGGTGCGGGCCACGCAGTACGTCGTGAAGTACTCCGACGGGGCCCGCGACGCCGAGGCGCTGATGGTCCACCCGAAGACGGGCCGGGTGTACATCGCCGACAAGAAGGAGGCGGGCGGCTCGCTGTACGAGGGGCCGGCCAAGCTGTCGGCCACCGGCACCAACGTTTTCAAGCCGATCGCTACCACCGATCTGTGGGCCACCGACGGCGCCTTCTCCCCGGACGGCAAGTGGCTCGCGCTGCGCGGCTACTTCGGCGGCCGCTCGTACGCGTGGAACGACGGGCACCCGAGGAGCAAGGGCAGGCTGGACGTGCCCATGCAGGGCCAGGGCGAATCGGTCACGTACACGGCGGACGGCTCCGCGCTGATGTACGGCAGCGAGGGCACGCACAGCAGCGTGGTGGCCCAGCAGCTCGGCGGCCGTGGGGGCGGCAAGAACGGCGCGCCTTCGCAGGACGGCAGCACCGCCGCCGGGCCGGACTCCGGCGACACCCCCGGTTTCGAGGGCGACTACAAGATGGGCCTCGGCGCGCTGGTCGCCTCGCTGCTGCTCCTGTTCGGGCTGAAGCGGATCTTCGTACGGCGCAAGGACTGA
- a CDS encoding GDSL-type esterase/lipase family protein, whose protein sequence is MLRFMFVGDSMTIGSAGEYTWRYRMWQHLCATHGGPFQIVGPRDTLFDKAAGEPVSQDYADPDFPARHRRHLAGWGEGWLHMAPVIEDTVRKHRADVLLVSLGLIDLGFYTDAEQTAENVHRFVAGARAGNPRIRLALLPVIPNVRAENDPPFAAQVAHFNVLLAKAAADLAQPRSPILLATPPEDYLLDTDTYDGTHPSAPGEHKLAAAFASAMHQGWGVGEEYAAVGVG, encoded by the coding sequence ATGCTCAGGTTCATGTTCGTCGGCGACTCCATGACGATCGGCAGCGCCGGCGAGTACACCTGGCGCTACCGGATGTGGCAGCACCTGTGCGCCACGCACGGCGGCCCCTTCCAGATCGTCGGCCCGCGGGACACCCTGTTCGACAAGGCGGCGGGCGAACCGGTCTCGCAGGACTACGCGGACCCGGACTTCCCGGCCCGCCACCGGCGCCACCTCGCGGGCTGGGGCGAGGGCTGGCTGCACATGGCGCCGGTGATCGAGGACACGGTCCGCAAGCACCGGGCCGACGTCCTGCTGGTCTCGCTCGGCCTGATCGACCTCGGCTTCTACACCGACGCCGAGCAGACCGCCGAGAACGTGCACCGCTTCGTCGCCGGTGCCCGCGCGGGCAACCCGCGCATCCGCCTGGCCCTGCTGCCGGTCATCCCCAACGTCCGCGCCGAGAACGACCCGCCCTTCGCCGCCCAGGTCGCCCACTTCAACGTGCTGCTCGCCAAGGCGGCCGCCGACCTCGCCCAGCCGCGCTCCCCGATCCTGCTCGCCACCCCGCCCGAGGACTACCTCCTCGACACGGACACCTACGACGGCACCCACCCGAGCGCCCCCGGCGAGCACAAACTCGCCGCCGCCTTCGCCTCGGCGATGCACCAGGGGTGGGGGGTCGGCGAGGAGTACGCGGCCGTGGGCGTCGGGTAG
- a CDS encoding carboxymuconolactone decarboxylase family protein, with the protein MTNTAPTTSAFTTHTLESAPAAARPAMEAVARARGSLPVAVGRLAESPALLGGFLRLSAAFEQSTLEPLAREIVIMTVAARNGCGLCVQLHTARLRELGAANELVAAAQEMGPQEDQRLEAVRQFTLAVLASAGGVADGELRAFLDAGFTREQALEVVLGIGTYTMSTFANRLVRAPLLAS; encoded by the coding sequence ATGACCAACACCGCGCCGACCACTTCCGCGTTCACGACGCACACTCTCGAATCCGCGCCCGCTGCCGCGAGGCCCGCCATGGAGGCCGTGGCGCGGGCGCGTGGCAGTCTGCCCGTCGCGGTGGGGCGGCTGGCCGAGTCGCCCGCACTGCTGGGCGGGTTCCTCCGGCTCAGCGCCGCCTTCGAGCAGAGCACGCTCGAACCGCTGGCCCGGGAGATCGTCATCATGACCGTCGCGGCGCGCAACGGCTGCGGTCTGTGTGTCCAACTGCACACCGCGCGGCTGCGGGAGCTCGGGGCCGCCAACGAACTCGTCGCCGCCGCCCAGGAGATGGGCCCGCAGGAGGATCAACGGCTGGAGGCGGTACGGCAGTTCACCCTTGCCGTACTCGCCTCGGCGGGTGGGGTCGCCGACGGTGAACTGCGGGCCTTCCTGGACGCCGGGTTCACCCGCGAGCAGGCGCTGGAGGTCGTCCTCGGCATCGGCACGTACACGATGTCGACCTTCGCCAACCGCCTGGTGCGCGCGCCACTCCTCGCGTCGTAG
- a CDS encoding MarR family winged helix-turn-helix transcriptional regulator, giving the protein MVDEKKVNQVDEFRNGGAPGPGAAGPDPTPGWELPILLFAGFRTLIDRTHATLAEQGHPDLRPAYGYALQAVGMHGATSTEIGKRLGVSKQAAGKTVDRLVALGYATRSADPADARRKLVRLTPHGLDALARSAAVFERLRTEWAADLGIERVRDLEAALRRVAAPESFRLDAAGWFGGA; this is encoded by the coding sequence ATGGTTGACGAAAAGAAAGTAAACCAGGTTGACGAATTCCGCAACGGCGGCGCCCCCGGCCCCGGTGCGGCGGGCCCTGACCCCACCCCCGGCTGGGAGCTCCCGATCCTCCTCTTCGCCGGGTTCCGCACCCTCATCGACCGCACCCACGCCACCCTCGCCGAACAGGGCCACCCGGACCTGCGCCCGGCGTACGGCTACGCCCTTCAGGCCGTGGGGATGCACGGGGCCACGTCCACCGAGATCGGCAAGCGGCTCGGCGTCTCCAAGCAGGCGGCGGGCAAGACCGTCGACCGCCTCGTCGCCCTCGGCTACGCCACCCGCTCCGCCGACCCCGCCGACGCCCGCCGCAAACTCGTCCGCCTCACACCGCACGGCCTCGACGCACTCGCCCGCTCCGCCGCCGTCTTCGAGCGCCTGCGCACCGAGTGGGCGGCCGACCTCGGCATCGAACGGGTACGGGACCTGGAGGCCGCGCTGCGCCGGGTGGCGGCGCCGGAGTCCTTCCGCCTGGACGCGGCGGGCTGGTTCGGCGGGGCATGA
- a CDS encoding Uma2 family endonuclease — protein sequence MTVVANDRIEMADSGEELTLDRMFEVLETMPVPEGTKAEIVGGNIFMSPQRDTHWEIIADVYEQLRAKYPRNRLKSDVRVDYPGFLNGFASDITVLAEGATKTAQGRWRHQDVVCVVEVISKGTAHNDYDPKKTAYALAGIPVYLIADPYQGRCHVHTSPKGDDYATETRATFGQDLDLRDTEIGLVLHTGDFPRD from the coding sequence ATGACCGTCGTAGCGAACGACAGGATCGAGATGGCCGACAGCGGTGAAGAGCTCACCTTGGACCGGATGTTCGAGGTGCTCGAAACGATGCCCGTCCCCGAGGGAACCAAGGCCGAGATCGTCGGGGGAAACATCTTCATGTCGCCGCAGCGGGACACCCACTGGGAGATCATCGCGGACGTCTACGAGCAGTTGCGGGCCAAGTACCCCCGCAACCGCCTGAAGTCCGACGTACGCGTCGACTACCCGGGCTTCCTCAACGGCTTCGCCAGCGACATCACGGTCCTGGCCGAAGGAGCGACGAAAACCGCGCAGGGCCGCTGGCGGCACCAGGACGTGGTCTGCGTGGTCGAGGTGATCTCCAAGGGCACCGCCCACAACGACTACGACCCCAAGAAGACGGCATACGCACTGGCCGGAATCCCGGTCTACCTGATCGCCGACCCGTACCAGGGCAGGTGCCACGTCCACACCTCCCCCAAGGGCGACGACTACGCGACCGAGACCAGGGCGACGTTCGGCCAGGACCTCGACCTGCGGGACACGGAGATCGGCCTCGTCCTGCACACCGGTGACTTCCCCCGCGACTGA
- a CDS encoding Uma2 family endonuclease: MTVVANDRIEMADSDDERDLDEMFAALERMPVPPGYKAEIVEGAIHMTPQRDVHWNIIRRIVRAVEDTFGMDVLVFSDVRIDFPGGMNGFAPDVAKLRSGAVKSERGRWRHEDVEFVAEVISRNTASSDYGPKLATYAAAGVPVYLIADPYLGRCHLFTEPKDDGYTQELRVPFGTDLDLSRTALGLVLHTGDFPRD; the protein is encoded by the coding sequence ATGACCGTCGTAGCGAACGACAGGATCGAGATGGCCGACAGCGACGACGAACGGGACCTCGACGAGATGTTCGCGGCCCTCGAGCGGATGCCTGTGCCCCCGGGATACAAGGCGGAGATCGTCGAGGGGGCCATCCACATGACGCCGCAGCGCGACGTCCACTGGAACATCATCCGCAGGATCGTCCGAGCCGTGGAGGACACCTTCGGCATGGACGTTCTGGTGTTCTCGGACGTCCGGATCGACTTTCCGGGCGGCATGAACGGCTTCGCCCCGGACGTGGCGAAGCTTCGCTCGGGCGCCGTGAAGAGCGAACGGGGGCGCTGGCGGCACGAGGACGTCGAGTTCGTCGCGGAGGTGATCTCCCGGAACACGGCGTCCAGTGACTACGGCCCGAAGCTCGCGACGTACGCGGCGGCGGGTGTGCCGGTCTACCTGATCGCCGATCCGTATCTGGGCCGCTGCCACCTGTTCACCGAGCCGAAGGACGACGGGTACACGCAGGAGCTGCGGGTGCCCTTCGGTACGGATCTGGACCTGAGCCGTACGGCCCTCGGACTCGTCCTGCACACCGGTGACTTCCCCCGCGACTGA
- a CDS encoding aldo/keto reductase, which yields MKYTQLGRTGLKVSRIVLGTMNFGPQTDEASSHSIMDAALAAGVNFFDTANVYGWGENKGRTEEILGTWFAKGGGRRDKTVLATKVYGNMGADGAAWPNHDKLSAANIRRAVDASLKRLQTDHIDLYQFHHVDRRTPFEEIWQAIEVLIQQGKILYAGSSNFPGYKIAQANETAARHGRLGLVSEQCLYNLAERRAEMEVIPAAEEYGLGVIPWSPLHGGLLGGVIKKESEGSRRASGRSADALANTAVRAQVQAYEDLLDKHGLEPGETALAWLLTRPGVTGPIVGPRTEEQLTSALRAVEVELSQEVLDGLDEIFPGPGASPEAFAW from the coding sequence ATGAAGTACACGCAGCTTGGACGTACGGGACTCAAGGTCAGCCGGATCGTGCTCGGGACGATGAACTTCGGGCCGCAGACCGACGAGGCGAGCAGCCACTCGATCATGGACGCGGCGCTCGCCGCGGGGGTCAACTTCTTCGACACCGCCAATGTGTACGGCTGGGGCGAGAACAAGGGCCGCACCGAGGAGATCCTCGGCACCTGGTTCGCCAAGGGCGGCGGCCGCCGCGACAAGACGGTGCTCGCCACCAAGGTCTACGGGAACATGGGCGCCGACGGCGCCGCCTGGCCCAACCACGACAAACTCTCCGCCGCGAACATCCGGCGCGCGGTGGACGCCAGCCTCAAGCGGCTGCAGACCGACCACATCGATCTGTACCAGTTCCACCACGTGGACCGGCGCACCCCGTTCGAGGAGATCTGGCAGGCCATCGAGGTCCTGATCCAGCAGGGCAAGATCCTCTACGCGGGCTCCTCCAACTTCCCCGGCTACAAGATCGCCCAGGCCAACGAGACCGCCGCCCGCCACGGCCGCCTCGGCCTGGTCAGCGAACAGTGCCTCTACAACCTCGCCGAACGCCGCGCCGAGATGGAGGTGATCCCCGCCGCCGAGGAGTACGGACTCGGCGTCATCCCCTGGTCCCCCCTGCACGGCGGGCTGCTAGGCGGCGTCATCAAGAAGGAGAGCGAGGGCTCCCGGCGGGCCTCCGGCCGCAGCGCGGACGCGCTCGCCAACACCGCGGTGCGCGCCCAGGTCCAGGCGTACGAGGATCTGCTCGACAAGCACGGCCTGGAGCCCGGCGAGACGGCGCTCGCCTGGCTGCTCACCCGCCCCGGGGTGACCGGACCGATCGTCGGCCCGCGCACCGAGGAGCAGCTCACCTCCGCCCTGCGCGCGGTGGAGGTCGAACTGTCGCAGGAGGTCCTGGACGGTCTCGACGAGATCTTCCCGGGGCCGGGGGCATCGCCGGAGGCGTTCGCCTGGTAG
- the thpR gene encoding RNA 2',3'-cyclic phosphodiesterase — protein MRLFAAVLPPPDVVAELARAAAPLRDLPGADRLRWMSEEGWHFTLAFYGEVPYKEVRSLSRFLAGAAAESEPFPLAVAGGGHFGGRALWAGASGDTAALTRLAGRTQQALPEDRREHRGYRPHLTLARSGGHADFAAYAALLDDFRGTTWQVEEVALVRSNLPGGADGARLRYEKVGGWRLGAAR, from the coding sequence ATGAGACTCTTCGCCGCGGTCCTGCCGCCGCCCGACGTGGTCGCCGAACTCGCCCGCGCCGCAGCCCCGTTGCGCGATCTGCCGGGGGCCGATCGGCTGCGCTGGATGTCCGAGGAGGGCTGGCACTTCACGCTCGCGTTCTACGGCGAGGTGCCCTACAAGGAGGTGCGGAGCCTGTCCCGGTTCCTCGCGGGGGCCGCGGCCGAGTCCGAGCCGTTCCCGCTCGCCGTGGCCGGCGGCGGCCACTTCGGCGGGCGGGCACTGTGGGCCGGGGCGAGCGGCGACACCGCCGCCCTGACCCGGCTCGCCGGGCGCACCCAGCAGGCGCTGCCCGAGGACAGGCGCGAGCACCGCGGCTACCGCCCCCACCTGACCCTGGCCCGCAGCGGCGGTCACGCCGACTTCGCGGCGTACGCCGCCCTGCTCGACGACTTCCGCGGCACCACCTGGCAGGTCGAGGAGGTGGCCCTGGTCCGCAGCAATCTGCCGGGCGGCGCGGACGGCGCCCGCCTGCGTTACGAGAAGGTCGGCGGATGGCGCCTCGGAGCGGCACGTTAA
- a CDS encoding MFS transporter gives MSTGSGADSDPASAAHDSLSTPHDSISTPPDSSSTPHDAISTSHDSVSTPRDSSSTPHDKTGRTSRGNTARTSLDKTVRASHGDDKTARTSHGDDKTVRASHRDDKSARTGMFSSLKVRNYRLFFTGQVVSNTGTWMQRIAQDWLVLSLTGSSAAVGITTALQFLPMLLFGLYGGLLVDRLPKRRLLLVTQAAMGLTGLALAALTLSGRVEVWHVYTTAFLLGMATVVDNPARQTFVSEMVGPGQLANAVSLNSANFQSARLIGPAVAGVMITAVGSGYAFLANGLSFIAPIIGLLLIRPAELHKVERAPRAKGQLREGLSYVAGRPELLWPIVLVGFIGTLGFNFPIWLSAFADDVFHAGAGTYGMLNTLMAAGSLAGALLAARRGASRLRLLVLAAVAFGLLEILAAFAPAFWLFAALLVPLGMLGLTVNVTANSLVQTAVEPAMRGRVMSLFMMVFVGGTPLGAPLFGWVTDTYGARISFAVAGLVSALASAGVGLALARAGGMRVTVRWHHHHPQVCLVPRRELATAA, from the coding sequence TTGAGTACGGGATCCGGAGCAGACTCCGACCCCGCATCAGCCGCCCACGACTCCCTGTCCACCCCCCATGACTCCATATCCACCCCGCCTGACTCCAGCTCCACCCCGCACGACGCCATATCCACCTCGCACGACTCCGTATCCACCCCGCGTGACTCCAGCTCCACCCCGCATGACAAGACCGGCCGTACGAGCCGTGGCAACACCGCCCGTACGAGCCTCGACAAGACCGTCCGTGCGAGCCACGGCGACGACAAGACCGCGCGTACCAGTCACGGCGACGACAAGACCGTCCGTGCGAGCCACCGCGACGACAAGTCCGCCCGTACGGGCATGTTCAGCTCGCTGAAGGTCCGTAACTACCGGCTCTTCTTCACCGGGCAGGTTGTCTCCAACACCGGCACCTGGATGCAGCGCATCGCCCAGGACTGGCTGGTGCTCAGCCTCACCGGCTCTTCCGCGGCCGTCGGTATCACCACGGCGCTGCAGTTCCTGCCGATGCTGTTGTTCGGCCTGTACGGCGGCCTGCTCGTCGACCGGCTGCCCAAGCGGCGGCTGCTGCTTGTCACCCAGGCCGCGATGGGGCTGACCGGACTCGCGCTCGCCGCGCTCACGCTGAGCGGACGGGTCGAGGTGTGGCACGTGTACACGACGGCCTTCCTGCTCGGTATGGCCACCGTGGTGGACAACCCGGCGCGGCAGACCTTCGTCTCCGAGATGGTCGGACCGGGGCAGCTCGCCAACGCGGTCAGCCTGAACTCCGCGAACTTCCAGTCCGCCCGGCTCATCGGCCCGGCCGTCGCCGGTGTCATGATCACCGCCGTCGGCTCCGGCTACGCCTTCCTCGCCAACGGTCTGTCCTTCATCGCCCCGATCATCGGCCTGCTCCTGATCCGGCCCGCCGAACTGCACAAGGTCGAACGTGCCCCGCGCGCCAAGGGCCAGCTCCGGGAGGGCCTCAGCTATGTGGCCGGGCGGCCCGAACTGCTGTGGCCGATCGTCCTGGTCGGCTTCATCGGCACCCTCGGCTTCAACTTTCCGATCTGGCTCTCGGCCTTCGCCGACGACGTCTTCCACGCGGGCGCCGGTACGTACGGCATGCTCAACACCCTGATGGCCGCGGGCTCGCTGGCCGGTGCGCTGCTCGCCGCCCGGCGCGGCGCGAGCAGGCTGCGGCTGCTCGTCCTGGCCGCGGTGGCCTTCGGCCTGCTGGAGATCCTGGCGGCCTTCGCCCCGGCCTTCTGGCTGTTCGCCGCGCTGCTCGTGCCGCTCGGCATGCTCGGCCTGACGGTCAACGTCACCGCCAACTCGCTGGTGCAGACAGCCGTGGAACCGGCCATGCGGGGCCGCGTGATGAGCCTGTTCATGATGGTCTTCGTGGGCGGTACGCCGCTCGGGGCGCCCTTGTTCGGCTGGGTCACCGACACCTACGGCGCCCGGATCAGCTTCGCCGTCGCGGGCCTGGTCTCGGCCCTCGCCTCGGCGGGCGTCGGCCTCGCCCTCGCCCGCGCGGGCGGCATGCGCGTCACCGTGCGCTGGCACCACCACCATCCGCAGGTGTGCCTGGTGCCGCGCCGAGAGTTGGCTACGGCGGCTTGA
- a CDS encoding MarR family winged helix-turn-helix transcriptional regulator has translation MPDLSHGQDAGRTPRATEDPAAVNALRSAVMRLSRRLKHQRVDESLSPTEMSVLGTLARCGSATPGELARKEHVQPPSMTRIVALLEAKGLVHLEPHPEDRRQKVVTQTEQAEAMLEQSRRKRNAWLATLVEGLDEDEWDKLRAAAPVLEKLAHL, from the coding sequence ATGCCGGACCTTTCCCACGGCCAGGACGCGGGCCGTACCCCGCGGGCCACCGAGGACCCAGCCGCTGTCAACGCCCTGCGCTCCGCCGTCATGCGGCTGTCGCGGCGGCTCAAGCACCAGCGGGTCGACGAGTCGCTGAGCCCGACCGAGATGTCGGTGCTCGGCACCCTGGCCCGCTGCGGCTCGGCCACCCCCGGCGAGCTGGCGCGCAAGGAGCACGTACAGCCGCCGTCGATGACCCGCATCGTGGCCCTGCTCGAAGCCAAGGGACTGGTCCATCTCGAGCCGCACCCCGAGGACCGCCGTCAGAAGGTCGTCACCCAGACCGAGCAGGCCGAGGCCATGCTCGAACAGAGCCGCCGCAAGCGGAACGCCTGGCTGGCCACGCTGGTGGAGGGCCTCGACGAGGACGAGTGGGACAAGCTCCGTGCCGCCGCCCCCGTACTGGAGAAGCTCGCCCACCTCTGA
- a CDS encoding ribbon-helix-helix protein, CopG family encodes MASTVLSLRLDSELLDRLKGHAAKRGMSVQDYVVRTLVRDDFDERFHAAVDETERFYRSVG; translated from the coding sequence ATGGCATCGACAGTGCTCAGCCTGCGACTGGACAGTGAGCTGCTCGACCGGCTCAAGGGACATGCGGCCAAGCGCGGCATGAGCGTGCAGGACTACGTGGTCCGCACGCTCGTACGCGACGACTTCGACGAGCGTTTCCACGCCGCCGTGGACGAGACGGAGAGGTTCTACCGCTCGGTTGGTTGA